The DNA sequence AGCCCGAGGTGGCGATGTTGGAGTAGTGGGCGAAGACGTCGGCGCCGCCGCCGTCCTGCTCGATGAAGCCGAAGCCCTTTTCCGAGTTGAACCACTTCACGGTTCCAGTAGCCATGTCATTCTCCTAAAAGAGGTGCAGTGCCGAGAATCCGCACTTTACGGATTCCAAGTCGCCGCATTGAGCCCCACCCGGAGAAAGCCGGAAAACAATAAAGCGCCTGAGGAAGCATTCCCGTCAGGCGCACATAAAGTTCATGGGTACCAAAACTGCAACGGGAAACACCTTAGCACGTCCTCTCCTCCGGTGGCGGGGCACGCCGCACCTCCCGAGGGAAAACTTTGCTGACCAGAGGGTGTACGAGCGGGGTCACCGAGGCCCGGGGCCGGGTTCTCGGAGCCGCTCGACGATGGGGCGTACGCGGTGGCGGGGGTCGGGATCCGGGTCATGTGACGGGGGTGCGTACCGCTTCGCCGATGTGGGCCTCGGCCATGGCTGCTGCTCCCCGGTGCGCTCG is a window from the Streptomyces sp. MMBL 11-1 genome containing:
- a CDS encoding cold-shock protein — encoded protein: MATGTVKWFNSEKGFGFIEQDGGGADVFAHYSNIATSGFRELQEGQKVSFDVTQGQKGPQAENIVPA